One genomic region from Bacillus aquiflavi encodes:
- a CDS encoding nucleotide sugar dehydrogenase, which produces MKICVMGLGYIGLPTAVMFAKHGAKVHGVDINENVINTLVKRDIHIHEPGLQELLIEVIDLGNFTFSSAPKHADVFIIAVPTPISSDKKADLSFVLNAVKMILPYLQKGNLIVLESTVPPGTIHDKLIPALKKTPLKIGDDLFISHSPERVLPGNMLTELILNDRIIGGINETSNQMTVHLYKHFLKGKLHVTDSKTAELVKLIENTYRDVNIALANELAVIGEKLNINIWEAIKLANCHPRVNLHSPGPGVGGHCIAVDPWFIIEQVPNESPLISLARKMNDSIPMRMTKMIEDSVKSIKKPLICILGLSYKGNVDDIRESPALSIISNLKKKGYQLRVFDPHVKLSFEDQVDHIEKAVDSADCLVILTDHDEFSKIDFKAIKNKLRNQIIIDTHNILNHQLLKNEGFHCIQIGTPF; this is translated from the coding sequence ATGAAAATATGTGTTATGGGACTTGGTTATATAGGTTTGCCTACAGCAGTCATGTTTGCAAAGCATGGAGCAAAAGTCCATGGAGTGGATATTAATGAAAATGTAATTAACACTTTAGTAAAAAGAGACATTCATATTCATGAACCAGGTCTACAAGAACTATTGATTGAAGTAATCGATTTAGGAAATTTCACCTTCTCAAGCGCACCTAAACATGCAGATGTATTTATTATTGCAGTTCCAACACCAATCTCTTCAGACAAAAAAGCAGATTTAAGCTTTGTTTTAAATGCAGTAAAAATGATTTTACCTTATTTACAAAAAGGGAATCTTATTGTATTAGAATCAACTGTTCCTCCAGGGACAATTCATGATAAACTCATTCCTGCCCTTAAAAAGACTCCGTTAAAAATCGGCGATGATTTATTCATCTCCCATTCACCTGAACGAGTCTTACCTGGAAATATGTTAACAGAGTTAATCTTAAACGATCGAATTATTGGGGGAATTAATGAAACTTCAAATCAAATGACAGTTCATTTATATAAACATTTTTTGAAAGGTAAACTTCACGTAACAGATTCAAAAACAGCAGAATTAGTGAAGTTAATTGAAAACACTTATCGGGATGTCAATATTGCACTTGCAAATGAGTTAGCTGTAATTGGCGAGAAATTAAACATTAATATATGGGAGGCTATTAAACTAGCTAACTGCCACCCAAGAGTCAACCTTCACTCCCCTGGTCCTGGAGTTGGGGGACACTGTATTGCAGTAGATCCTTGGTTTATTATTGAGCAAGTACCGAATGAATCACCCCTCATTTCGTTAGCTCGAAAAATGAATGATTCAATCCCGATGCGAATGACAAAAATGATCGAGGACTCAGTTAAATCAATAAAAAAACCATTAATTTGTATATTAGGTCTTTCCTATAAAGGAAACGTTGATGATATAAGAGAAAGCCCTGCCTTAAGTATTATTTCTAACTTAAAGAAAAAAGGATATCAGCTTAGAGTCTTTGATCCACACGTTAAACTGAGTTTTGAAGATCAAGTTGATCATATTGAAAAGGCAGTCGATTCAGCTGATTGTTTAGTTATCTTAACCGATCATGATGAATTTTCGAAAATTGATTTTAAAGCAATAAAAAACAAGCTGCGAAATCAAATCATTATCGATACACATAACATTTTAAATCATCAATTGCTCAAAAACGAAGGCTTTCACTGTATTCAAATCGGAACACCATTTTAA
- a CDS encoding glycosyltransferase: MTHKKPQVSIIFPAKNEGENVQSTLDSLFNTKTNIKFETIIVDDGSTDGCCDFLKNNPWKNQVKLVRTTGVGAANARNSGSNIAEGEYLIFCDAHLNFENWWIDRLLQPILTGKTDVVSPAIASITEPDKVGYGMSLNHLLKVYWNKKRSNLFETAVLPGGCLLIPKKVFNDVGGFESGFKTWGHEDVELSIKLWLFGYRCTIQPNVKVFHLFRKSHPYHVSNDDIYYNLLRLAYSHFNQMRIQKCKKLIKQTNPLKIEKLVIQDGVKLQRQLYFEKRKFDDNWYFNKFNIPF, encoded by the coding sequence TTGACGCATAAAAAGCCGCAAGTCTCCATTATCTTTCCAGCAAAAAATGAAGGCGAAAATGTGCAATCTACGCTTGACTCCTTATTTAATACAAAAACTAACATTAAATTTGAGACGATTATTGTCGATGACGGTTCGACAGATGGCTGTTGTGATTTCTTGAAAAATAACCCTTGGAAAAATCAAGTGAAATTAGTACGCACGACAGGAGTCGGTGCAGCAAATGCAAGAAATTCAGGCTCAAATATAGCTGAAGGAGAATACCTCATCTTTTGCGATGCACATTTAAACTTTGAAAACTGGTGGATTGACCGGTTATTGCAACCAATTCTTACAGGAAAAACGGATGTTGTTTCACCTGCGATTGCCTCAATAACTGAACCGGATAAAGTCGGTTATGGAATGAGCTTAAATCATCTTCTTAAAGTGTATTGGAATAAAAAAAGAAGTAATTTATTTGAAACCGCTGTGTTGCCAGGGGGCTGTCTACTTATTCCTAAAAAAGTTTTCAACGATGTGGGCGGCTTCGAAAGCGGTTTTAAAACTTGGGGCCATGAAGATGTAGAGCTTTCGATCAAGCTTTGGCTTTTTGGATATCGATGCACGATACAGCCAAACGTTAAAGTATTTCATCTATTTAGAAAATCCCATCCATATCACGTAAGTAACGATGATATATATTATAATTTATTAAGATTAGCATACTCTCACTTTAATCAGATGCGAATTCAAAAATGCAAAAAGCTTATTAAACAAACAAATCCTCTAAAAATTGAAAAGCTAGTCATTCAAGATGGGGTGAAATTACAACGACAACTTTATTTTGAAAAAAGAAAGTTTGATGATAATTGGTACTTTAATAAATTTAACATCCCTTTTTAA
- a CDS encoding DUF3880 domain-containing protein, whose amino-acid sequence MKSITLSISQLKVACILDEFSYECFKHECNLFQIEHGNWEKQLIKNRPHLLLVESAWRGNNGNWQRKIANYHVDQENEELKQLVSWCRKNNIKTVFWNKEDPVHFDLYFNSAKLFDYIFTTDKNCIEKYRKKVGHNRVFTLPFAAQPKIHHPIRVNGYKQKN is encoded by the coding sequence ATGAAAAGCATTACTCTTTCAATCTCACAATTAAAAGTCGCCTGTATATTAGATGAGTTCTCATATGAATGTTTCAAACATGAATGTAATCTCTTTCAAATTGAACATGGTAACTGGGAAAAACAATTAATCAAAAACCGGCCTCATTTATTATTAGTTGAATCAGCTTGGAGAGGAAACAATGGAAATTGGCAACGTAAAATTGCCAATTATCATGTCGATCAAGAAAATGAAGAATTAAAGCAACTCGTTTCTTGGTGTCGAAAAAATAATATTAAAACTGTTTTTTGGAATAAAGAAGACCCTGTTCATTTTGATTTATATTTTAACTCTGCCAAGCTATTTGATTATATTTTTACAACTGATAAAAATTGCATTGAAAAATACCGAAAAAAGGTTGGACATAACCGAGTATTTACACTTCCTTTTGCAGCACAACCAAAAATTCATCATCCGATAAGAGTAAATGGCTATAAACAAAAAAATTAA
- a CDS encoding glycosyltransferase family protein, translating into MNKLLSVASIYGLEIYDRNYHRKSSGFKYPVSFQKYIVGSLPYDQLVQQYKKYKIGLNVNSVKNSPTMCSRRIYELLASGVMVVSTHSAAVEQMFKNIVQIVPDYKTMKTSLKFTLNHDDWRVKKELEGQRLIFSSHTYAHRLYTIAKSCGIHVKKTYQINVHVISYAQNRKDVKNILTSYKAQDYSHKKLTIFLSKHFSKKEQAALKKIDHVNFIPVNHVKINLANIIRNTDYVSYFNPKHYYGRYFLTDLVWGSIYSGAKIIGKGSYYKYLRDHKLRLINNSDEYTYTSKVLNDGCIVHKSVINSSDIMLCDLMIQNVFLKKVQAQQKFSINAFNFVYHFDASTKNKALIAKVIK; encoded by the coding sequence ATGAATAAACTGTTATCCGTTGCCTCTATTTATGGATTAGAAATTTATGATCGAAACTATCATCGTAAAAGCAGCGGATTTAAATACCCCGTCTCTTTTCAAAAATATATTGTTGGTTCACTCCCTTATGATCAACTCGTCCAACAATATAAAAAATATAAAATCGGCCTTAACGTTAATTCAGTAAAAAACTCTCCAACAATGTGCTCACGTCGAATATATGAGCTGTTAGCCTCAGGTGTGATGGTCGTTAGCACACATTCAGCGGCTGTTGAGCAAATGTTTAAAAATATTGTCCAAATTGTACCTGATTATAAAACGATGAAAACTAGTTTAAAGTTTACTTTAAATCATGATGATTGGAGAGTGAAGAAAGAATTAGAAGGACAGCGTCTTATCTTTTCCAGTCATACGTATGCACATCGCCTATATACAATTGCAAAAAGTTGCGGTATTCATGTAAAAAAAACATATCAAATAAATGTTCATGTCATTAGTTATGCTCAAAACCGAAAAGATGTTAAAAACATTCTCACTTCATATAAAGCTCAAGATTATTCTCATAAAAAATTAACGATCTTTTTAAGTAAACATTTTAGTAAAAAAGAGCAAGCCGCACTAAAAAAAATCGATCATGTGAATTTTATCCCAGTTAATCATGTTAAAATAAACCTAGCAAACATCATTCGTAATACAGATTATGTATCTTACTTTAATCCTAAACATTATTATGGACGATACTTTTTAACCGACCTAGTTTGGGGGTCGATTTATTCAGGTGCTAAAATTATTGGTAAAGGCAGCTATTACAAATATTTACGTGATCACAAATTGCGCTTAATCAACAACAGCGATGAATACACATATACATCGAAAGTGTTGAATGATGGATGTATCGTTCATAAAAGTGTGATCAACAGCTCCGATATCATGTTATGTGATTTAATGATACAAAATGTGTTCTTAAAAAAGGTTCAAGCACAGCAGAAGTTTTCTATTAATGCATTTAACTTTGTGTACCATTTTGATGCCTCAACAAAAAATAAAGCACTTATTGCAAAAGTAATAAAGTAA